Proteins co-encoded in one Megalops cyprinoides isolate fMegCyp1 chromosome 1, fMegCyp1.pri, whole genome shotgun sequence genomic window:
- the myo1d gene encoding unconventional myosin-Id translates to MAEHESLEFGKADFVLLDNVSLEEFMANLKLRFEKGRIYTYIGEVVVSVNPYRAMNIYGRDTIEQYKGRELYERPPHLFAIADAAYKAMKRRNKDTCIVISGESGAGKTEASKYIMQYIAAITNPNQRAEVERVKNMLLKSNCVLEAFGNAKTNRNDNSSRFGKYMDINFDFKGDPIGGHINNYLLEKSRVIFQQEGERSFHSFYQLVKGGPESLLRSLHIQKDPTVYSYIRVGGQVKSSINDSADFKAVADAMKVIGFTSEEIQTVYKILATILHLGNLKFGSDGDVTLIENSKLVSVLGDLLATKQENVEKALLYRTVATGRDIIDKQHTAQEASYGRDALAKAIYERLFCWIVGRINDIIEVKNYDAKVHGKNTVIGVLDIYGFEIFQNNSFEQFCINYCNEKLQQLFIQLVLRQEQEEYQREGIPWKHIDYFNNQIIVDLVEQQHKGIFSVLDEACMNVGKVTDEVFLQALNGKLAKHAHYTSRKLSPTDKSLEFDRDFRIRHYAGDVVYSVVGFIDKNKDTLFQDFKRLLYNSSNPVLKGMWPEGKLSITEVTKRPLTAGTLFKNSMISLVENLACKEPYYVRCIKPNDMKSPLLFEQERCRHQVEYLGLLENVRVRRAGFAYRQTYPRFLQRYKMISEFTWPNHDLPSDREAVKQLMQCCGFESDAAYGKTKVFIRTPRTLFTLEEQRAEMVQRIVLFLQKVWRGTVARIRYRRMRAALTIIRAYRRYKVKSYVREVNRRFKHVNTMKDHGKHVKWPMPPKVLRKFEEALRSIYNRWWAWTLIKGLTPEETLQMRAKVATLESLKGHRVDLGLQRAWEGNYLKRDSPETVSSFTLVSNDLQRKDKFMRVLFSCNVRKINRFHKAEDRAVLITDRHLYKMDPLKQYKPMKSIPLYNVTGVSVSPGKDQLVVFHTKDSRDLIVCLQGMVPAGESRIGELVGTLLSHFKSEKRKLQVNIVSPIQCSMHGRKCTIVVETKINQSQPDFTKSRSGYILAVPGN, encoded by the exons GTTTGAGAAGGGCCGGATCTACACATACATTGGGGAGGTGGTGGTATCGGTGAACCCATACCGTGCCATGAACATCTACGGCCGTGACACCATTGAACAGTACAAGGGCCGAGAGCTGTATGAGCGGCCGCCACACCTCTTCGCCATCGCTGATGCTGCCTACAAGGCCATGAAGAGGAGGAACAAGGACACCTGCATCGTTATCTCAG GGGAGAGTGGAGCGGGGAAGACAGAGGCCAGCAAATACATCATGCAGTACATTGCCGCCATCACCAACCCCAACCAGCGAGCAGAGGTGGAGAG GGTGAAGAATATGCTGCTGAAATCCAACTGTGTCCTGGAGGCCTTCGGCAATGCAAAGACCAACCGCAATGACAACTCCAGCCGCTTCGGAAAGTACATGGATATTAATTTCGACTTCAAAGGGGACCCCATCGGGGGGCACATCAATAACTACCTGCTGGAAAAG TCCAGAGTCATCTTCCAGCAAGAAGGCGAAAGAAGCTTTCACTCCTTCTACCAG cTGGTGAAGGGGGGCCCGGAGTCTCTCCTACGATCATTGCACATCCAGAAGGACCCCACTGTCTACAGCTACATCCGAGTCGGAGGACAGGTCAAG TCCTCCATCAATGACAGTGCTGATTTCAAAGCCGTGGCTGATGCCATGAAGGTGATCGGCTTCACGAGTGAGGAGATCCAGACAGTGTACAAGATCCTGGCCACCATCTTACACCTG GGCAACCTGAAGTTTGGCAGCGACGGGGACGTCACGCTGATTGAGAACAGTAAGCTGGTATCGGTGCTGGGGGACCTCTTGGCCACCAAACAGGAGAATGTGGAGAAGGCCTTGCTCTATCGCACTGTGGCAACCGGCCGTGACATCATCGACAAGCAGCACACTGCCCAGGAGGCCAGCTATGGCCGTGATGCACTGGCAAAG GCGATTTATGAGCGTCTCTTCTGTTGGATCGTTGGGCGTATCAATGACATCATCGAGGTGAAGAACTACGATGCCAAAGTCCATGGGAAGAACACAGTGATCGGTGTGCTTGATATCTATGGCTTCGAGATCTTCCAGAACAACAG CTTTGAGCAGTTCTGTATAAACTACTGCAATgagaagctgcagcagctctTCATTCAGCTGGTGCtgaggcaggagcaggaggagtacCAGCGTGAGGGCATCCCCTGGAAACAT attGACTACTTCAACAACCAGATCATCGTGGACCTGGTAGAGCAGCAGCACAAGGGCATTTTCTCAGTGCTGGACGAGGCCTGCATGAATGTGGGAAAGGTGACAGACGAGGTGTTCCTGCAGGCACTTAACGGCAAGCTGGCCAAACATGCCCACTACACCAGCCGCAAG CTCTCTCCAACAGATAAGAGCCTGGAGTTTGACCGAGACTTCCGTATCCGCCACTACGCAGGCGACGTGGT GTACTCTGTAGTGGGCTTCATTGACAAGAACAAGGACACCCTGTTTCAAGACTTCAAGAGGCTATTGTATAACAG CTCGAACCCTGTGCTGAAGGGAATGTGGCCAGAGGGGAAGCTGAGCATCACTGAGGTCACTAAGCGCCCCCTGACAGCCGGCACACTCTTCAAGAATTCAATGATCTCACTGGTGGAGAACCTGGCCTGCAAG GAGCCCTACTATGTACGCTGCATCAAGCCCAATGACATGAAGTCGCCTCTCCTATTTGAGCAGGAGCGTTGCCGCCACCAGGTGGAATACCTGGGTCTTCTGGAGAATGTGCGCGTGCGACGTGCCGGCTTCGCCTACCGGCAGACCTACCCTCGGTTCCTGCAGAG GTACAAGATGATCTCAGAGTTCACATGGCCCAACCATGATCTGCCGTCAGACCGCGAAGCAGTGAAGCAGCTGATGCAGTGCTGCGGGTTTGAGAGTGATGCAGCCTATGGGAAGACCAAAGTGTTCATCCGCACACCACGGACCCTCTTCACCCTGGAGGAGCAGCGGGCCGAAATGGTGCAGCGCATCGTCCTCTTCTTGCAGAAG GTGTGGCGTGGCACAGTTGCCAGAATACGTTACCGCCGAATGCGGGCTGCCCTGACCATCATACGCGCTTACCGCCGCTACAAGGTTAAGTCCTACGTCCGTGAGGTGAACCGCCGCTTCAAGCATGTCAACACCATGAAGGATCATGGGAAGCATGTCAAGTGGCCCATGCCACCCAAAGTCCTGCGAAAATTTGAGGAGGCGCTGAGGAGCATTTACAACAG gtggtgggcgtggaCCCTCATCAAAGGCTTGACGCCTGAAGAGACGCTGCAGATGAGGGCCAAAGTAGCCACGCTGGAATCTTTGAAGGGTCATAGGGTTGATCTGGGCCTGCAGAGGGCGTGGGAAGGCAACTACCTG AAGCGAGACAGCCCTGAGACAGTGTCCTCCTTCACCCTGGTATCCAATGACCTGCAACGGAAGGACAAGTTCATGCGAGTCCTCTTCTCCTGCAACGTTCGTAAG ATCAACCGCTTCCACAAGGCAGAGGACCGGGCAGTGCTCATCACTGACAGACACCTGTACAAGATGGACCCTCTCAAGCAGTACAAGCCCATGAAGAGCATCCCACTATACAAT GTGACAGGGGTGAGCGTGTCCCCAGGGAAGGACCAGCTGGTGGTGTTCCACACCAAGGACAGCAGAGACCTTATTGTGTGCTTGCAGGGCATGGTGCCCGCCGGCGAGAGCCGCATTGGTGAGCTGGTGGGCACCCTGCTCAGCCACTTCAAAAG